Proteins from a genomic interval of Luteolibacter sp. Y139:
- a CDS encoding YqjF family protein, which translates to MNHTQPTTYHRLAARDRPAGLPVMKQRWSRLLFLHWRVDPDLLRPLLPAGLHLDLHEGEAWLGVVPFLMERVRPVLMPAVPGLSWFLELNVRIYCHDDSGQPGVWFLSLDCNQPVAVELARNLFLLPYEHARMRYGGDLNATRYHCLRDGELDEAVYEYGPAGEIREAHPGTLEFFLLERYILFSRGRNDRLYSGKVHHPPYRWGPAKCDQWSTLPVKWDGLPEPHGPPESMLWVDHVDVHIFPLRRLPPTL; encoded by the coding sequence GTGAACCACACGCAGCCGACCACCTACCATCGCCTCGCCGCCCGCGATCGTCCCGCGGGACTCCCGGTGATGAAGCAGCGCTGGTCGCGCCTGCTGTTCCTCCACTGGCGCGTCGATCCGGATCTGCTTCGCCCGCTCCTGCCCGCCGGCCTTCATCTCGATCTTCACGAGGGAGAGGCCTGGCTCGGCGTGGTGCCGTTCCTGATGGAGCGGGTCAGGCCCGTCCTCATGCCTGCCGTGCCCGGGCTGTCGTGGTTCCTCGAGCTCAACGTCCGGATCTACTGCCACGATGACTCCGGCCAGCCGGGCGTGTGGTTCCTCTCACTCGATTGCAACCAACCCGTCGCCGTGGAGCTGGCGCGCAATCTCTTCCTGCTTCCCTACGAGCACGCCCGCATGCGCTACGGCGGAGATCTCAATGCCACCCGCTATCACTGCCTGCGGGATGGCGAACTCGACGAGGCGGTCTACGAGTACGGCCCCGCCGGCGAAATACGGGAAGCACATCCCGGCACGCTCGAGTTCTTTCTGTTAGAGCGCTACATCCTCTTCTCCCGCGGCAGGAACGACCGCCTCTACAGCGGCAAGGTCCATCACCCGCCCTACCGCTGGGGCCCTGCCAAGTGTGACCAGTGGTCCACCCTCCCGGTAAAATGGGACGGCCTGCCAGAACCTCACGGTCCACCCGAATCGATGCTCTGGGTGGATCACGTGGACGTCCACATCTTCCCGTTGCGGCGCCTTCCCCCCACGCTCTAA
- a CDS encoding beta strand repeat-containing protein, whose translation MTQRQTLLALAAMTSLSATPVLALSLYWDGTNTTPDADGGAGTWDTATTLNWDTAATAGSDAVWPATGTDNDAVFAGAGGAVTIPTNGVVANDLSFQSTGYTVSGDPLTLNAATNNITVAGGVTAAISVPVTATAGNVNVVGTGTLDLSGAYAGSARNFTVSSATVNLSSPTFAIKKFIVGAIIGTTTPATLNLNGGTVTTSGDYVGIGDGISATLNVQGGNLTLGAATTALFLGTNTNTVGTLNITSGSVNVNSGPLNVGTGYNGAQTTASTGILTISGTGAYNHNSGSQVKLTNSANQTGTVNLLAGGTFSINGQAITKGLGTATFNFDGGTLRSLVSTANYFTGGLNPVVNAGGANVDTNGFNGTISTNLTAGTGNGGLTKKGAGFLGLAGVNTYTGNTVIQGGQLIANALTAIPAPAKVSVASGAGYGTRLGLVSEADFLSLAGAAAFAPGSYAAFDTGSGNQVLTTNIATATNLGTAIGLAKVGANTLTVDLSAQTFTGDIAVNGGPLTLDTAGTRSYGGAITGNQTLNVQGTGGLTLTGTSSIGQFNKFGGSTFTSAGTMTVANGQNFYAHEGTFRQTGGVVNSGAYVVIGRTAGLTAEYVINEGVLNASGVTGTSRNTVLAEQGSTGILTINGGLVNALNSATGGAAGNSVYGIRMAGTVADTATLNLNGGTLVLSRTTGVGTSTFNFNGGTLKANNSFTDFMWGLTRANVRNGGAVIDTNGSNVTIAQALRHSEIPGDAATDGGLVKRGDGALDLASSENDYTGDTTVVGGSLVMHSPTLADGSDVTIGSGAFLDLETGVTDTIRTLVINGQPAAVGTWGGSGSSGADHVSDAILGDGLLLVTQLAAVSDYDAWATGKGLTGGNAASTADPDQDGVSNLLEFALDGDPLSASDKGKQVVQIQDVSAPAGKELTLVVAVRDGATFTAGSGNSQTATVDGVVYRIEGSLGLASFDSPVSHVSVSDDAGIDMPYLGGTDWEYHTFKLNASEGLPSKGFLRVSVQPAP comes from the coding sequence ATGACCCAACGTCAGACCCTGCTGGCGCTCGCTGCAATGACGAGCCTCTCCGCGACCCCTGTCCTAGCCCTTTCCCTCTACTGGGATGGCACGAATACCACCCCGGACGCCGATGGCGGTGCGGGGACTTGGGATACCGCCACAACCTTGAATTGGGATACGGCGGCCACTGCCGGAAGCGATGCCGTATGGCCCGCCACAGGCACGGACAATGATGCGGTCTTCGCCGGCGCCGGCGGGGCCGTCACTATCCCGACCAACGGCGTGGTGGCGAATGACCTGAGCTTCCAGAGCACAGGATACACCGTCAGCGGCGACCCGCTGACCCTGAATGCCGCGACGAACAATATCACGGTAGCCGGTGGCGTCACCGCAGCGATCTCCGTGCCGGTCACCGCCACCGCGGGCAATGTCAACGTTGTCGGCACCGGCACGCTAGATCTCAGCGGGGCCTATGCGGGAAGCGCCCGGAATTTCACGGTCTCCAGTGCCACGGTGAACCTTTCCTCACCTACCTTTGCGATCAAGAAGTTCATCGTGGGGGCCATCATCGGCACCACCACTCCCGCCACGCTCAATCTCAACGGCGGGACGGTCACCACGTCCGGTGACTATGTGGGGATTGGGGACGGCATCAGTGCCACGCTGAATGTCCAAGGGGGTAATCTGACGCTGGGCGCGGCGACGACGGCGCTTTTCCTGGGGACCAATACGAATACGGTCGGGACGCTGAACATCACGTCCGGCAGCGTGAATGTGAACTCCGGGCCGCTGAACGTGGGCACGGGCTACAACGGCGCCCAGACCACGGCCTCGACGGGCATCCTGACCATTTCCGGCACCGGTGCCTACAACCACAACAGCGGCAGCCAGGTGAAGCTCACCAACTCGGCGAACCAGACCGGCACGGTGAACCTGCTGGCGGGCGGCACTTTCAGCATCAACGGGCAGGCAATCACCAAGGGCTTGGGCACCGCGACCTTCAACTTCGACGGTGGCACGCTGCGCTCGCTGGTGAGCACCGCGAACTACTTCACTGGAGGCCTCAATCCCGTGGTGAATGCCGGCGGCGCGAATGTCGATACGAATGGCTTCAACGGCACCATCTCCACCAACCTGACCGCAGGCACGGGCAATGGTGGCTTGACCAAGAAGGGCGCTGGTTTCCTAGGCTTGGCCGGGGTGAACACCTACACCGGCAACACGGTGATCCAAGGCGGTCAGCTGATCGCGAACGCGCTCACCGCCATTCCGGCTCCGGCCAAGGTCTCGGTGGCAAGCGGTGCGGGCTATGGCACGCGGCTCGGCCTCGTCAGCGAGGCTGACTTTCTCAGCCTGGCAGGTGCCGCGGCGTTTGCTCCGGGTTCCTACGCTGCCTTTGACACGGGCAGCGGCAACCAGGTCCTGACCACGAACATCGCCACCGCCACCAATCTCGGTACGGCGATTGGTTTGGCAAAGGTCGGCGCCAATACGTTGACGGTCGATCTCTCGGCCCAGACGTTCACCGGCGACATCGCAGTGAATGGCGGCCCGCTGACGCTGGATACGGCGGGCACGCGCAGCTATGGCGGAGCCATCACCGGAAACCAGACGCTCAATGTCCAGGGCACCGGCGGCCTGACGCTTACCGGCACTTCGAGTATCGGCCAGTTCAACAAGTTTGGTGGCAGCACCTTCACTTCCGCCGGGACAATGACCGTGGCGAACGGCCAGAACTTCTATGCTCATGAAGGGACCTTCCGGCAGACCGGCGGCGTCGTGAACAGCGGGGCCTATGTGGTCATTGGCCGGACAGCCGGCCTGACCGCCGAGTATGTGATCAATGAAGGCGTGCTGAATGCCAGCGGCGTGACCGGAACCTCTCGCAATACCGTGCTCGCCGAGCAGGGCAGCACCGGGATCCTGACGATCAACGGCGGACTGGTGAATGCCCTCAACAGCGCCACCGGCGGCGCGGCAGGCAACTCTGTCTATGGCATCCGCATGGCTGGCACCGTGGCGGACACCGCGACCCTGAACCTGAATGGCGGCACGCTGGTGCTCAGCCGGACCACAGGCGTGGGCACCTCAACCTTCAATTTCAATGGAGGCACCTTGAAGGCGAACAACAGTTTCACGGACTTCATGTGGGGCTTGACCCGGGCGAATGTCCGCAATGGCGGGGCGGTGATCGATACGAATGGCAGCAACGTGACGATCGCCCAAGCCCTGCGACACTCGGAAATTCCAGGCGATGCGGCGACGGACGGCGGCTTGGTCAAGCGCGGTGATGGAGCCCTGGACCTCGCCAGTTCCGAGAACGACTACACCGGTGACACCACGGTGGTGGGCGGGAGCCTGGTGATGCACTCGCCCACGCTGGCGGACGGCTCGGACGTTACGATCGGGAGCGGGGCCTTTTTGGACCTTGAGACCGGCGTGACCGATACCATCCGGACTCTGGTGATCAATGGTCAGCCGGCGGCGGTGGGCACGTGGGGCGGCAGCGGCTCTAGCGGGGCGGATCACGTCAGTGACGCGATCCTTGGCGATGGGCTACTTCTCGTCACCCAATTGGCAGCCGTTTCCGACTATGACGCCTGGGCCACCGGCAAGGGATTGACCGGAGGAAATGCCGCGTCCACGGCTGATCCGGACCAAGACGGAGTGAGCAACCTGCTGGAGTTCGCGCTGGATGGCGATCCGCTCAGTGCCTCCGATAAAGGCAAGCAAGTCGTGCAGATTCAGGATGTCTCCGCTCCTGCTGGGAAAGAACTCACCCTGGTGGTGGCGGTGCGTGATGGGGCAACTTTCACCGCAGGCAGCGGCAATTCGCAGACCGCGACGGTGGACGGCGTGGTCTACCGGATCGAGGGATCACTTGGCCTCGCCAGCTTCGACAGCCCGGTCTCGCATGTCTCCGTCTCCGATGATGCGGGCATCGACATGCCTTACTTGGGTGGAACGGATTGGGAGTATCACACCTTCAAGCTGAATGCCTCCGAAGGACTTCCCTCGAAAGGCTTCCTGCGGGTGAGTGTGCAGCCGGCTCCCTGA